In one Drosophila pseudoobscura strain MV-25-SWS-2005 chromosome X, UCI_Dpse_MV25, whole genome shotgun sequence genomic region, the following are encoded:
- the LOC6900099 gene encoding enhancer of rudimentary homolog — translation MPCTILLLIQPDERLEKRTYARFQSIDDCVDRVCAIYESLLERKYPEMPVIHYDIAELFDFMDELKDIVCLVQQEGASEYVPRNKQWIKEQIFANMGRTFKKERKSWEEEA, via the coding sequence ATGCCGTGCACAATTCTTCTACTGATCCAGCCCGACGAGCGTCTGGAGAAGCGCACCTACGCCCGTTTCCAGAGCATCGACGACTGCGTGGATCGCGTGTGCGCCATCTACGAATCGCTTCTGGAGCGCAAGTACCCCGAGATGCCTGTCATCCACTACGACATCGCCGAGCTGTTCGACTTCATGGACGAGCTGAAGGACATCGTCTGCCTGGTGCAGCAGGAGGGCGCCAGCGAGTACGTGCCGCGCAACAAGCAGTGGATCAAGGAGCAGATATTTGCCAATATGGGCCGCACCTTTAAAAAGGAACGCAAGTCCTGGGAAGAAGAGGCCTGA